One part of the Archangium lipolyticum genome encodes these proteins:
- a CDS encoding MarR family winged helix-turn-helix transcriptional regulator has protein sequence MELNDQLGYNLYRAALLFRRELIRALREHDLTPEQWQTLASLWAHGPLSPSEIARVTLQDLPSISRMLSRMEKRGWVGRVEDPKDGRSFRVELTQEGSQLQTILPPLIFEHFEGVLDGFPEARRRKLLELLRELRQVLGDPTP, from the coding sequence GTGGAACTGAACGACCAGCTTGGATACAACCTCTACCGCGCAGCGCTCCTGTTCCGTCGAGAGCTCATCCGGGCCCTGAGGGAGCACGACCTCACGCCCGAGCAGTGGCAGACCCTTGCCTCCCTCTGGGCGCACGGTCCGCTGTCTCCCTCGGAGATCGCTCGCGTGACCCTGCAGGATCTACCTTCCATCTCCCGGATGCTCTCCCGCATGGAGAAGCGAGGGTGGGTGGGGAGGGTGGAGGACCCGAAGGACGGGCGGTCGTTCCGCGTGGAGCTCACGCAGGAGGGGAGTCAGCTGCAGACCATTCTGCCTCCCCTCATCTTCGAGCACTTCGAGGGGGTGCTCGACGGGTTCCCCGAGGCGCGTCGCAGGAAGCTCCTGGAGCTTCTCCGGGAGCTCCGGCAGGTGCTGGGAGATCCAACCCCCTGA
- a CDS encoding sensor histidine kinase, producing the protein MTLELGTLVVASLVYLLVLFLIAYAAERGRIPSRVTQHPLVYALALGVYATSWSYFGSVGYASQHGFRYLGIYLGATLSCLLVPVLWRPLLKLTRELQLTSLADLFAFRYPGQATGTLVTLGLLAGTLPYLALQVRAIVESARVLSPSAPAAVLGPGFCVTTIVFSILFGARHVTPRERHEGLALAIAFESLVKGVALVLVGAWAVISIFGGPGGLQAWLDAHPEALRAMQQPAREASWTPLLVLSCAAAFLIPRQYHVAFTESPERDALSTATWAFPLLLLLMNVAVPLVLWSGTALGLTGPADFHVLAVPAARGAHALAMLAFLGGISAASAMVIVTTLAMAPMCLTHLVLPLGYARSPGNLYRRLLWARRVLIAAIILAGYGFYLLLDRRAAGLVDLGLVSFVGVAQFIPGLLGLLFWPRATRVGFLSGLAAGTTVWGVLLLRPLWIGHGLPPAATALAALLGFSTVEPWGFVTFTSLILNALAFVGLSLATRPSTEEAEAARLCAREAPSLAAGSVTAGSPEEFRRQLAPVLGPEAAVAELDRALAELGLSQGERRPAELRRLRDQIERNLSGLLGPVLARLAVSEALQVDPQARTALAEQLRFVEERLRDASGMKGPVRELEAVRRYLQRILEELPLGACALGPDQDVVIWNAELERLSGLKSEQVRGQTLSRLPPPWGELLSGFASGPDADAEAQVRLDGRERILRLHRSLATPSGTSEVEPERLEGAVLLLEDLTERKAMDARLAHQDRLASVGRVAAGVAHEIGNPLTAITSVAQNLRYEEDPAEIRERVQLILQQAKRIDAIVRALVTFSHAGVAGSQGEPITRVPLAPLLTEAAQLSRLGRKSADVQCVSHCPESLEVVGNAQRLVQIFVNLVTNAIDASPRGGRVELFAEELGEQVRVRVVDKGHGIPPELAQRIFEPFFTTKQPGEGTGLGLALVSSIIREHGGTLEVDSQPGAGTTFTVLLPKAMAQHAAG; encoded by the coding sequence ATGACCCTTGAGCTCGGCACGCTCGTCGTCGCTTCCCTCGTCTACCTGCTGGTGCTGTTCCTCATCGCCTACGCCGCCGAGCGCGGGCGCATCCCCTCGCGCGTCACCCAGCACCCGCTCGTCTACGCCCTGGCGCTCGGCGTCTACGCCACCTCCTGGTCCTACTTCGGCAGCGTGGGCTACGCCTCCCAGCACGGCTTCCGCTACCTCGGCATCTACCTGGGCGCCACCCTCTCCTGCCTGCTCGTCCCCGTGCTGTGGCGCCCGCTGCTCAAGCTCACCCGGGAGCTACAGCTCACCTCGCTCGCGGACCTCTTCGCCTTCCGCTACCCGGGCCAGGCCACCGGCACCCTCGTGACGCTGGGGCTGCTCGCCGGCACCCTGCCCTACCTGGCCCTCCAGGTGCGCGCCATCGTCGAGTCCGCGCGCGTCCTCAGTCCCTCGGCCCCGGCCGCCGTGCTGGGCCCGGGCTTCTGCGTGACGACCATCGTCTTCTCCATCCTCTTCGGTGCCCGTCACGTCACCCCGCGCGAGCGGCACGAGGGCCTCGCACTCGCCATCGCCTTCGAGTCGCTGGTGAAGGGCGTGGCCCTGGTGCTCGTGGGCGCCTGGGCGGTGATCTCCATCTTCGGTGGCCCGGGTGGACTCCAGGCCTGGCTGGACGCTCACCCCGAGGCCCTGCGTGCCATGCAGCAACCCGCGCGCGAGGCGTCCTGGACACCGCTGCTCGTCCTCTCGTGCGCCGCGGCCTTCCTCATCCCGCGCCAGTACCACGTCGCCTTCACCGAGAGCCCCGAGCGCGATGCCCTCTCCACCGCCACGTGGGCCTTCCCACTGCTGTTGCTGTTGATGAACGTGGCCGTGCCGCTCGTCCTCTGGTCCGGCACCGCGCTGGGCCTGACGGGACCGGCGGACTTCCACGTGCTCGCGGTGCCCGCGGCACGCGGGGCTCACGCGCTCGCGATGCTGGCCTTCCTCGGTGGCATCTCCGCCGCCAGCGCCATGGTCATCGTCACCACCCTGGCCATGGCGCCCATGTGCCTCACCCACCTGGTGCTGCCGCTCGGCTACGCGCGCTCGCCGGGCAACCTGTACCGCCGGCTGCTCTGGGCGCGGCGCGTCCTCATCGCCGCCATCATCCTCGCCGGTTACGGCTTCTACCTGCTGCTCGACAGGCGGGCCGCGGGACTGGTGGACCTGGGGCTCGTCTCCTTCGTGGGCGTGGCGCAGTTCATCCCCGGGCTGCTGGGCCTCCTCTTCTGGCCCCGGGCCACGCGCGTGGGCTTCCTCTCGGGTCTGGCCGCCGGCACCACCGTGTGGGGCGTGCTGCTGCTGCGTCCGCTGTGGATCGGCCATGGCCTGCCCCCGGCGGCCACTGCGCTGGCGGCGCTCCTGGGCTTCTCCACCGTCGAGCCCTGGGGCTTCGTCACCTTCACCTCCCTCATCCTCAACGCGCTGGCCTTCGTCGGCCTGTCGCTGGCCACGCGGCCCTCCACCGAGGAGGCGGAAGCGGCCCGGCTGTGCGCGCGCGAGGCCCCGTCGCTCGCCGCTGGCAGCGTGACGGCCGGCTCTCCAGAGGAGTTCCGCCGCCAGCTGGCCCCCGTGCTGGGCCCGGAGGCCGCCGTCGCCGAACTGGACCGGGCGCTCGCCGAGCTCGGATTGTCCCAGGGAGAGCGCCGCCCCGCCGAGCTGCGCCGGTTGAGGGATCAGATCGAACGCAACCTGTCCGGCCTGCTCGGCCCGGTGTTGGCGCGGCTGGCCGTGAGCGAGGCGTTGCAGGTGGACCCCCAGGCGCGCACGGCGCTCGCCGAGCAACTGCGCTTCGTGGAGGAGCGGCTGCGGGACGCGAGTGGGATGAAGGGGCCGGTGCGTGAGCTGGAGGCGGTGCGGCGTTACCTGCAACGCATCCTCGAGGAGCTGCCGCTGGGCGCGTGCGCGCTGGGACCGGACCAGGACGTGGTCATCTGGAACGCGGAGCTGGAGCGGCTGTCCGGGCTGAAGTCCGAGCAGGTGCGGGGCCAGACGCTGTCACGCCTGCCTCCGCCCTGGGGCGAGCTGCTGTCCGGCTTCGCCTCTGGCCCGGACGCGGACGCGGAGGCGCAGGTGCGGCTGGACGGACGCGAGCGCATCCTCCGGCTGCACCGCTCACTGGCCACGCCCTCGGGAACCTCGGAGGTGGAGCCCGAGCGCCTGGAGGGCGCGGTGCTGCTGCTGGAGGACCTGACCGAGCGCAAGGCGATGGACGCGCGGCTGGCGCATCAGGACCGGCTGGCCTCGGTGGGGCGGGTGGCGGCGGGCGTGGCGCACGAGATTGGCAACCCGCTGACGGCGATCACCAGCGTGGCGCAGAACCTCCGCTACGAGGAGGACCCCGCGGAGATTCGCGAGCGGGTGCAGCTCATCCTCCAGCAGGCGAAGCGCATCGACGCCATCGTACGGGCGCTCGTCACCTTCAGCCATGCGGGGGTGGCGGGGAGCCAGGGGGAGCCCATCACCCGGGTGCCGCTGGCGCCGCTGCTGACCGAGGCCGCGCAGCTCTCGCGCCTGGGCCGCAAGAGCGCCGACGTGCAGTGCGTGAGCCACTGCCCCGAGAGCCTGGAGGTGGTGGGGAACGCACAGCGGCTGGTGCAGATCTTCGTGAACCTGGTCACCAACGCCATCGACGCCTCGCCACGAGGCGGGCGGGTGGAGCTCTTCGCCGAAGAGTTGGGAGAGCAGGTGCGCGTCCGGGTGGTGGACAAGGGCCATGGGATTCCGCCCGAGTTGGCCCAGCGCATCTTCGAGCCCTTCTTCACCACCAAGCAGCCCGGAGAGGGAACGGGGCTGGGGCTCGCGCTGGTGTCCAGCATCATCCGGGAGCACGGCGGCACGTTGGAGGTGGACAGCCAGCCGGGAGCCGGCACGACCTTCACCGTCCTCCTTCCGAAGGCGATGGCCCAGCACGCCGCCGGGTAG
- a CDS encoding GMC family oxidoreductase, with translation MHDYVIVGAGSAGCVLASRLSEDPSIRVLLLEAGGEDRKREIQIPAAFGKLFQTEVDWNYRTEPQPQLAGRSLYWPRGKLLGGSSSMNAQMWVRGNPIDYDEWAQLGNPGWSYRDTLPYFRRAEDCQEGASEHTGAGGPMGVSALRSPNPLTHAFMEACVQAGIPLNPRINPSSQEGSYYTQVSQRRGVRCSTAGAYLRPAMKRPNLEVRTLAHATGIVVKQGRAMGIRYLQGGIEKTAEARREVLLCGGAVNSPQLLLLSGIGPAEELAALGIPVVANVPGVGRNLLDHLMVAVIMGVRRPITLLAAETPVNLLKFLLLRKGMLTSNVAEAHAFVRSAPQLSAPDLELVWAPYPYINHGLTRPTGHGMTISAVLLRPRSSGRLTLRSPHPMEPPRIDPRYLSDPADLELLVAGVRRAQEVFRAPALAREETIPIEPEPGTGADLPTFIRQKAETLYHPVGTCRMGVDEGAVVDPELRVRGLAGLRVVDASVMPTLIRGHTNAPTIMIAERAADLLRQAS, from the coding sequence ATGCATGATTATGTCATCGTAGGTGCGGGCTCGGCAGGCTGTGTGCTCGCGAGCCGACTCAGTGAAGATCCCTCCATCCGTGTCCTCCTCCTCGAAGCCGGCGGCGAGGATCGCAAGAGGGAGATCCAGATCCCCGCCGCGTTCGGCAAGCTCTTCCAGACGGAAGTTGACTGGAACTACCGTACCGAACCCCAGCCCCAGCTCGCCGGGCGCTCGCTTTACTGGCCTCGCGGCAAGCTCCTGGGGGGTTCGTCCTCGATGAATGCCCAGATGTGGGTGCGGGGCAATCCCATCGACTATGACGAGTGGGCCCAGCTGGGCAACCCGGGATGGTCGTATCGCGACACCCTCCCTTATTTCCGCCGAGCGGAGGATTGTCAGGAAGGGGCCTCGGAGCACACCGGAGCGGGCGGGCCCATGGGTGTCTCCGCGCTTCGGTCCCCCAATCCCCTGACCCACGCCTTCATGGAGGCCTGCGTTCAGGCAGGCATCCCTCTCAACCCTCGCATCAATCCCAGCTCCCAGGAAGGGAGCTACTACACGCAGGTCTCCCAGCGCCGGGGCGTGCGCTGCTCCACCGCCGGAGCCTACCTACGGCCCGCGATGAAGCGGCCCAACCTCGAGGTGCGCACCCTGGCCCACGCCACCGGAATCGTGGTCAAACAGGGAAGGGCGATGGGGATCCGCTATCTGCAAGGCGGAATTGAAAAGACAGCGGAGGCCCGGCGGGAAGTGCTCCTGTGCGGTGGAGCCGTGAACTCACCCCAGCTCCTCCTCTTGTCGGGCATTGGTCCGGCGGAGGAGCTCGCCGCGCTGGGGATTCCCGTCGTCGCGAATGTGCCGGGAGTGGGGCGCAATCTCCTCGACCACCTGATGGTGGCGGTGATCATGGGCGTGCGACGGCCCATCACACTCCTGGCGGCGGAGACCCCCGTCAATCTGCTCAAGTTCCTGCTGCTGAGGAAGGGGATGCTGACCTCGAATGTGGCCGAGGCCCATGCCTTCGTGCGGTCCGCGCCCCAACTGAGTGCCCCCGACCTCGAGCTCGTGTGGGCCCCCTATCCCTACATCAACCATGGGCTGACCCGGCCCACCGGGCACGGCATGACCATCTCCGCGGTGCTGCTCCGTCCTCGAAGCTCTGGCCGGCTCACCCTGCGCTCCCCCCATCCGATGGAGCCACCCCGCATCGATCCTCGCTATCTGTCCGATCCCGCGGACCTGGAGCTGCTGGTGGCCGGGGTGCGTCGAGCGCAGGAGGTGTTCCGAGCACCCGCCCTGGCTCGAGAAGAGACAATCCCCATCGAACCGGAGCCCGGTACCGGCGCCGATCTGCCCACCTTCATCCGTCAGAAAGCCGAGACCCTGTACCACCCGGTGGGAACGTGCCGGATGGGTGTCGATGAGGGGGCGGTCGTCGATCCAGAGCTACGGGTCCGCGGGCTCGCGGGTCTTCGGGTGGTAGACGCTTCGGTGATGCCGACCCTCATCCGGGGCCATACCAATGCCCCGACCATCATGATCGCCGAGCGAGCCGCCGACCTGCTCCGTCAAGCCTCGTAA